The window GGTTTCATCGCCGGGATAAAGGCCTTTACCGCCGCTGTTCTGGGGGGCATCGGCAGCATTCCCGGGGCTGTGCTGGGCGGACTTGTGCTTGGCTGGACTGAGAGTTTTGCCACAGGCTACGTTTCGAGCGATTATGAGGATGTCTTCGCCTTTTTACTGCTTGTGCTTATTCTGATATTCAGACCTGCCGGTCTGCTGGGGCGTACGCCCATTCAAAAGGTATGAAAGGGAACCGCAATCGCCGATGAAAGCCGCCGCAGAAATCAAGAAATCGCTGATCGTTTCTATATGGTTCATGTTTCTGACATTTCCGCTCATGGTGATCCGGGTAAACACGATCGAAAAGATAGTTGAGTGGCGCTGGCGCAACATGTTTTTTATCGGCATCGGCAGTTTCCTTTTCTCCTTTGTCTGGCGATGGCTGTTAGAGCGCAATCAGAAACGGGCCGAAGCGCAAAAAGGCGCCCGATCGTGGGGGCGGCTGCTCCTCGAAGAACCAAAGTTTTACAAACCGGGGCTTGCGGCCGTAGCTATATTTGCACTTATTTTTCCGTTCATCTTTTCCAGTTATCAGACAAACATCATGACAACCGCCCTGATGTACGTAATGCTGGGGCTGGGATTGAATATTGTGGTCGGTCTGGCTGGACTGCTCGATCTCGGGTACGTGGCCTTTTACGCAGTGGGAGCTTACAGCTACGCCCTTATAAACTACCATTTCGGTTTGGGCTTCTGGGCGGTTCTTCCTGTGGGCGCGCTTTTGGCCGCCTTCTTCGGGATTCTTCTGGGCTTTCCGGTGCTGAGACTGCGCGGTGATTATCTGGCCATTGTTACGCTTGGCTTCGGCGAGATAATTCGGCTGATTCTGGAAAACTGGAATGAATTTTCGTTTGGTCCCAGCGGAATTGCCCATATTCCG of the Syntrophales bacterium genome contains:
- a CDS encoding branched-chain amino acid ABC transporter permease, yielding MKAAAEIKKSLIVSIWFMFLTFPLMVIRVNTIEKIVEWRWRNMFFIGIGSFLFSFVWRWLLERNQKRAEAQKGARSWGRLLLEEPKFYKPGLAAVAIFALIFPFIFSSYQTNIMTTALMYVMLGLGLNIVVGLAGLLDLGYVAFYAVGAYSYALINYHFGLGFWAVLPVGALLAAFFGILLGFPVLRLRGDYLAIVTLGFGEIIRLILENWNEFSFGPSGIAHIPRPGLLGMNLTLNESIIYLYYLMILFCLLTIFVINRLQNSRIGRAWIALREDEVACQAMGIDKTKTKLTAFALGATWAGVVGVIFAAKTTFVNPASFTFLESAMILSIVVLGGMGSIVGVFIAALILILSPEYLRAFSNYRMLLFGAVMVLMMVFRPQGLVPNVRRTYKL